A single Scleropages formosus chromosome 4, fSclFor1.1, whole genome shotgun sequence DNA region contains:
- the gal3st3 gene encoding galactose-3-O-sulfotransferase 3 isoform X2 yields MSRKKLFLILVAMSSVSLLLHHGSQFIWTMKAFKVGCSTQASSASKSTRPKHTSIAFLKTHKTASTTVQNLLFRFAERHNVTVALPFPACDHQFCYPRSFSSRFVHPYTVPPQIITNHMRFNYSEVRRVMPNDTVYITILREPASMFESLFSYYNQYCLSFKRVPNGSLETFMNSPWRYYRAGDKDSMYAHNTLTYDLGGDKDHLATDAAYMKAFIAEIERIFSLVMISEYFDESLVLLRHLLSWDLEDVLYIKLNMRAPSSKRRLSKDLPVKIRNWNALDTKLYDHFNATLWRRLTELGLSCVAKEVQMLRSAQDRLLRGCFGGIPQLRPAAQIKNKELRPWQPSSKVNIVGYDLPLNASYLGKEPGIKSHDLCLKLILPEVQYSQLLLQSQTLRYRKSHPKNILPYNRAGAVHKPHPFQRSLRDSPPLMRYQSDTRESPRIAQKKAM; encoded by the exons ATGTCTCGGAAGAAGCTCTTTCTGATCCTGGTAGCGATGAGCAGCGTGAGCCTCCTGCTGCACCATGGAAGCCAGTTTATCTG GACTATGAAAGCCTTCAAAGTGGGTTGCAGCACACAGGCAAGTTCTGCTTCCAAAAGCACGAGGCCTAAGCACACAAGCATCGCTTTCCTGAAGACCCATAAGACAGCGAGCACCACCGTGCAAAACCTGCTCTTCCGTTTCGCTGAACGCCACAATGTCACCGTTGCCCTGCCTTTCCCTGCCTGCGACCACCAGTTCTGCTACCCACGATCCTTCAGCTCCCGATTTGTGCACCCGTACACCGTGCCGCCTCAAATCATTACCAACCATATGCGCTTCAACTATTCCGAGGTACGGCGTGTCATGCCCAATGACACCGTGTACATCACGATCTTGCGCGAGCCGGCTTCTATGTTCGAATCTCTGTTCAGCTATTACAACCAGTACTGTCTCAGTTTCAAACGCGTACCGAATGGCTCCTTGGAGACCTTCATGAACTCCCCTTGGCGTTACTACCGTGCCGGCGACAAGGACTCCATGTACGCGCACAACACGCTGACCTATGACCTGGGCGGGGATAAGGACCATTTGGCCACAGATGCAGCATATATGAAAGCTTTCATCGCAGAGATAGAACGCATCTTCTCTCTGGTCATGATTTCTGAGTACTTTGATGAGTCCCTGGTGCTGCTCCGCCACCTACTGTCCTGGGACCTGGAAGACGTGCTGTACATAAAGCTGAACATGCGTGCACCCAGTTCCAAGCGTCGCCTCAGCAAGGATCTCCCAGTGAAAATCCGTAACTGGAACGCACTGGACACCAAGCTGTACGACCACTTCAATGCCACCCTGTGGCGGCGCCTCACTGAGCTGGGGCTCAGCTGCGTTGCCAAGGAGGTGCAAATGCTGCGCAGCGCACAGGACAGGCTGTTGCGGGGCTGCTTTGGCGGAATACCCCAGCTCCGACCTGCGGCCCAGATCAAGAACAAGGAACTGCGGCCCTGGCAGCCCAGCTCCAAGGTGAACATTGTGGGCTATGACCTACCGCTCAACGCCTCATACCTTGGCAAGGAGCCCGGGATCAAGTCCCACGATCTCTGCCTCAAGCTCATACTGCCAGAAGTGCAATACTCGCAACTTCTTCTGCAGTCTCAGACGCTGCGGTACCGCAAAAGCCATCCCAAGAACATTCTTCCATACAACAGAGCTGGCGCAGTCCACAAGCCTCACCCATTTCAAAGGTCTTTGCGGGACTCGCCCCCTCTAATGCGATACCAGTCGGACACCCGAGAAAGTCCCAGAATTGCTCAGAAAAAAGCGATGTAG
- the gal3st3 gene encoding galactose-3-O-sulfotransferase 3 isoform X1, with the protein MGVSSVLLFQAPDMSRKKLFLILVAMSSVSLLLHHGSQFIWTMKAFKVGCSTQASSASKSTRPKHTSIAFLKTHKTASTTVQNLLFRFAERHNVTVALPFPACDHQFCYPRSFSSRFVHPYTVPPQIITNHMRFNYSEVRRVMPNDTVYITILREPASMFESLFSYYNQYCLSFKRVPNGSLETFMNSPWRYYRAGDKDSMYAHNTLTYDLGGDKDHLATDAAYMKAFIAEIERIFSLVMISEYFDESLVLLRHLLSWDLEDVLYIKLNMRAPSSKRRLSKDLPVKIRNWNALDTKLYDHFNATLWRRLTELGLSCVAKEVQMLRSAQDRLLRGCFGGIPQLRPAAQIKNKELRPWQPSSKVNIVGYDLPLNASYLGKEPGIKSHDLCLKLILPEVQYSQLLLQSQTLRYRKSHPKNILPYNRAGAVHKPHPFQRSLRDSPPLMRYQSDTRESPRIAQKKAM; encoded by the exons ATGGGTGTCAGCTCTGTGCTCCTGTTCCAGGCTCCAGACATGTCTCGGAAGAAGCTCTTTCTGATCCTGGTAGCGATGAGCAGCGTGAGCCTCCTGCTGCACCATGGAAGCCAGTTTATCTG GACTATGAAAGCCTTCAAAGTGGGTTGCAGCACACAGGCAAGTTCTGCTTCCAAAAGCACGAGGCCTAAGCACACAAGCATCGCTTTCCTGAAGACCCATAAGACAGCGAGCACCACCGTGCAAAACCTGCTCTTCCGTTTCGCTGAACGCCACAATGTCACCGTTGCCCTGCCTTTCCCTGCCTGCGACCACCAGTTCTGCTACCCACGATCCTTCAGCTCCCGATTTGTGCACCCGTACACCGTGCCGCCTCAAATCATTACCAACCATATGCGCTTCAACTATTCCGAGGTACGGCGTGTCATGCCCAATGACACCGTGTACATCACGATCTTGCGCGAGCCGGCTTCTATGTTCGAATCTCTGTTCAGCTATTACAACCAGTACTGTCTCAGTTTCAAACGCGTACCGAATGGCTCCTTGGAGACCTTCATGAACTCCCCTTGGCGTTACTACCGTGCCGGCGACAAGGACTCCATGTACGCGCACAACACGCTGACCTATGACCTGGGCGGGGATAAGGACCATTTGGCCACAGATGCAGCATATATGAAAGCTTTCATCGCAGAGATAGAACGCATCTTCTCTCTGGTCATGATTTCTGAGTACTTTGATGAGTCCCTGGTGCTGCTCCGCCACCTACTGTCCTGGGACCTGGAAGACGTGCTGTACATAAAGCTGAACATGCGTGCACCCAGTTCCAAGCGTCGCCTCAGCAAGGATCTCCCAGTGAAAATCCGTAACTGGAACGCACTGGACACCAAGCTGTACGACCACTTCAATGCCACCCTGTGGCGGCGCCTCACTGAGCTGGGGCTCAGCTGCGTTGCCAAGGAGGTGCAAATGCTGCGCAGCGCACAGGACAGGCTGTTGCGGGGCTGCTTTGGCGGAATACCCCAGCTCCGACCTGCGGCCCAGATCAAGAACAAGGAACTGCGGCCCTGGCAGCCCAGCTCCAAGGTGAACATTGTGGGCTATGACCTACCGCTCAACGCCTCATACCTTGGCAAGGAGCCCGGGATCAAGTCCCACGATCTCTGCCTCAAGCTCATACTGCCAGAAGTGCAATACTCGCAACTTCTTCTGCAGTCTCAGACGCTGCGGTACCGCAAAAGCCATCCCAAGAACATTCTTCCATACAACAGAGCTGGCGCAGTCCACAAGCCTCACCCATTTCAAAGGTCTTTGCGGGACTCGCCCCCTCTAATGCGATACCAGTCGGACACCCGAGAAAGTCCCAGAATTGCTCAGAAAAAAGCGATGTAG